One window of Leptotrichia sp. oral taxon 498 genomic DNA carries:
- a CDS encoding ATP-binding protein — MLKRDEYIKQIVPFIDKDVIKVLTGIRRSGKSVMLKLLMEELKNRGINENQFIYINFENLKYRNLKNYERLYDFILNKVDDKYKSYYIFLDEIQEVEEWERCVNSLRVDEDFNFDIYITGSNAKLLSGELSTYLAGRYIEFVVYPFSFKEFFEIIQEKNQEIKVKEAFQKYVKFGGMPFLHNLDYNFEASMQYLQDLYASIILKDITQRNNIRDTDLLERIINYIVMNIGNTFSATSISKFFKSENRKVATETILNYIKACEEAFLIYRVARNDLLGKKILNVNEKYYIADHGIREAIMENNQKNINQVLENIVYFEMLRRGYNIKIGKVDNFEVDFVCKKNDETIYIQVSYLLASEDTKEREFSVLENIKDNYPKYVLSMDEFDMSRNGIKHVNLIEFLVK; from the coding sequence ATGTTAAAAAGAGATGAGTATATAAAACAAATAGTACCTTTTATTGATAAAGATGTGATAAAGGTTTTGACAGGAATAAGGAGAAGTGGAAAATCGGTTATGTTGAAACTTTTAATGGAAGAATTGAAAAATAGAGGAATAAATGAAAATCAGTTTATTTATATTAATTTTGAAAATTTGAAATATAGAAATCTAAAAAATTATGAGAGATTGTATGATTTTATTTTAAATAAAGTTGATGATAAATATAAGAGCTACTATATTTTTTTAGATGAGATTCAAGAAGTGGAAGAATGGGAAAGATGTGTGAACTCTTTGAGGGTGGATGAAGACTTTAATTTTGATATTTATATCACAGGTTCAAATGCTAAGCTGCTTTCAGGGGAACTTTCGACATATCTGGCTGGGAGGTATATTGAGTTTGTTGTGTATCCGTTTTCATTTAAAGAGTTTTTTGAAATTATACAGGAGAAAAATCAAGAAATAAAAGTCAAAGAAGCATTTCAAAAATATGTAAAATTTGGAGGAATGCCGTTTCTTCATAATTTGGATTATAATTTTGAAGCAAGTATGCAATATTTACAGGATTTGTATGCTTCCATTATATTAAAGGATATTACCCAGAGAAATAATATTAGAGATACAGATTTGCTAGAAAGAATAATAAATTATATTGTTATGAATATTGGAAATACATTTTCAGCGACATCAATTTCTAAATTTTTTAAAAGTGAGAATAGAAAAGTGGCAACAGAAACAATACTGAACTATATAAAGGCATGTGAAGAGGCATTTTTAATTTATAGAGTTGCTAGAAATGATTTATTAGGAAAAAAGATACTGAATGTGAATGAAAAATATTATATAGCTGATCATGGAATAAGAGAAGCTATAATGGAAAATAATCAGAAAAATATAAATCAAGTGTTGGAAAATATTGTGTATTTTGAAATGCTAAGAAGAGGATATAATATAAAAATTGGAAAGGTAGATAATTTTGAAGTAGATTTTGTCTGTAAAAAAAATGATGAAACGATATATATTCAAGTAAGTTATTTATTAGCTTCAGAAGATACAAAAGAAAGAGAATTTTCAGTTTTAGAAAATATTAAAGACAATTATCCAAAATATGTGCTGTCGATGGATGAATTTGATATGTCAAGAAATGGGATAAAGCATGTAAATTTGATAGAATTTTTAGTAAAATAA
- the deoC gene encoding deoxyribose-phosphate aldolase, whose translation MEINKFIDHTILKASTTREDVKKLCEEAKKYGFYSVCVNGANVEYAFSQVKDSDVKVAAVVGFPLGAMATDVKVFEAKKAIEDGASEIDMVINIGALKDKDYELVENEIRRIKEAIGKNVLKVIIETCYLTDKEKVKACELAVNANSDFVKTSTGFGTGGATFDDVELMKKAVGNKAKVKASGGVRDFETAKKYIELGAERLGTSSGIAIVTGAENEGSGY comes from the coding sequence ATGGAAATAAACAAATTTATCGATCATACAATTTTGAAGGCGAGTACTACGAGAGAAGATGTAAAAAAATTATGTGAAGAGGCTAAAAAGTATGGATTTTATTCAGTTTGTGTAAATGGGGCGAATGTTGAATATGCTTTTAGTCAAGTTAAAGACAGCGATGTGAAAGTCGCAGCGGTAGTTGGGTTTCCTTTGGGAGCGATGGCAACAGATGTGAAGGTGTTTGAAGCGAAAAAGGCGATTGAAGATGGTGCTTCAGAAATTGACATGGTTATTAATATTGGAGCATTAAAAGATAAGGACTATGAATTGGTGGAAAACGAAATTAGAAGAATTAAAGAAGCAATTGGAAAAAATGTTTTGAAAGTGATTATTGAAACTTGCTATTTGACTGATAAGGAAAAAGTGAAGGCTTGTGAATTGGCTGTTAATGCGAATTCTGATTTTGTGAAAACTTCGACAGGTTTTGGAACTGGAGGGGCTACATTTGATGATGTGGAACTTATGAAAAAAGCAGTTGGAAATAAGGCAAAAGTTAAGGCAAGTGGTGGAGTGAGAGACTTTGAAACTGCGAAAAAATATATTGAACTGGGTGCTGAAAGATTAGGAACAAGTTCTGGAATTGCGATTGTGACTGGGGCTGAGAACGAAGGTTCTGGATACTAA
- a CDS encoding SH3 domain-containing protein has translation MKFKNYLFFVFLLLISVISFGKNTNAQEILLTDNGVILNLRGIFKMDWDKSDPDVPCFATGYGEMLFYPENKDIVNGKPLVLRLRDFDYNNPDVNVDYEKEAAKEEKIITETLKKNFPEEYKKMQKISKGKFEVPATVKIKKVLPYTECDFTTVYAYATELKRVDGAKSKITEVKTKKSKDFEEEFADPNEPFDLKKYKVSSKDGYANLREKPTTSSKIISKMDNGAIVKYITKSGDWYYIFDVEYPDESNKLSKIKEYRGFIHKSQLKKYVD, from the coding sequence ATGAAATTTAAAAATTATTTATTTTTTGTGTTTTTACTATTAATTTCTGTAATTAGTTTTGGAAAAAATACGAATGCTCAAGAAATTTTATTGACTGATAACGGTGTAATTTTAAATTTAAGAGGGATTTTTAAGATGGATTGGGACAAAAGTGATCCAGATGTTCCTTGTTTTGCAACAGGATATGGTGAAATGCTATTTTATCCTGAAAATAAGGATATTGTGAATGGGAAACCCTTAGTTTTGAGGCTTAGAGATTTTGACTATAATAATCCAGATGTGAATGTGGATTATGAAAAGGAAGCAGCTAAGGAAGAAAAAATTATTACTGAAACATTGAAGAAAAATTTTCCAGAAGAATACAAAAAAATGCAAAAAATTAGTAAAGGGAAATTTGAAGTTCCAGCGACAGTTAAGATAAAAAAGGTTTTGCCTTATACAGAATGTGATTTTACGACTGTTTACGCTTATGCTACAGAATTAAAGAGAGTTGATGGTGCGAAATCGAAAATTACTGAAGTTAAAACAAAAAAATCAAAGGATTTTGAAGAAGAGTTTGCAGATCCTAATGAACCTTTTGATTTGAAAAAATATAAAGTGAGTTCAAAGGATGGATATGCGAATTTGCGTGAAAAACCGACAACAAGCTCAAAAATTATTTCAAAAATGGATAATGGAGCTATTGTAAAATATATTACAAAATCTGGCGACTGGTATTATATTTTTGATGTTGAATATCCTGATGAGAGTAATAAACTCTCAAAAATAAAGGAATATCGAGGTTTTATTCATAAAAGCCAGTTGAAAAAATATGTTGATTAA
- a CDS encoding DNA-3-methyladenine glycosylase, translating to MTFEEIEKFYKKDTITVAKELLGKILISKNENEIFAGYIVETEAYLGEFDRAAHGYGKKRTPKVEALFEKAGTVYIHSIHSHKMLNIVTCEKGNPQSVLIRAIEPILNIERMEENRGKSGILVSNGPGKFTKAFGIDDRFYKMEIQIIEKNMFEIENFFEKLENKNFGIKYDISKINEKYLYLDFENAKIPKKIGTSARIGVPNKGVWTEKKLRFFVEGNRFVSGTRKADMKDDVWE from the coding sequence ATGACTTTTGAAGAAATAGAAAAATTTTATAAGAAAGACACTATTACGGTAGCAAAGGAATTACTCGGAAAAATTTTGATTTCAAAAAATGAAAATGAGATATTTGCTGGATATATTGTTGAAACGGAGGCGTATTTGGGGGAATTTGACAGAGCGGCTCACGGTTACGGGAAAAAGCGGACTCCAAAAGTAGAAGCGTTATTTGAAAAGGCTGGAACTGTCTATATTCACTCGATACACTCTCATAAAATGTTAAATATTGTGACTTGTGAGAAAGGGAATCCACAAAGTGTGTTAATCCGAGCGATAGAGCCAATTTTGAATATTGAAAGAATGGAAGAAAATCGTGGGAAAAGTGGAATTTTAGTGAGTAATGGTCCGGGAAAATTTACAAAGGCATTTGGGATTGATGATAGATTTTATAAGATGGAAATTCAGATTATTGAGAAAAATATGTTTGAAATTGAAAATTTTTTTGAAAAATTAGAGAATAAAAATTTTGGAATTAAATATGACATTTCTAAAATAAATGAGAAATATTTGTATCTTGATTTTGAAAATGCTAAAATTCCTAAGAAAATAGGTACTTCTGCGAGAATCGGAGTTCCGAATAAAGGTGTTTGGACTGAGAAAAAGTTGCGATTTTTTGTGGAAGGAAATAGGTTTGTTTCTGGGACGAGGAAAGCGGATATGAAAGATGATGTTTGGGAGTGA
- a CDS encoding DKNYY domain-containing protein — MKKNILKVLLFLVLANVGFGDAAQILGDYYSIDNGKVYYRNEILEGANPKTAELIGFSLLKDDKNVYYMGEKIKDVKIKNFEKIGKNYWKNDNKIYYLNKKIENADIMSFKVLNEDFAKDKNNVYSGNESIGRGIKDPKTFEFLPNGIINATLYGKDKNNVYYIENKMINCFDTYYSIYEVKGINKDKVEVMNKWFIKDDKNIYFKGEILEDADYNTFEVLPNGDGKDKNRSYEYLTKDELKWF, encoded by the coding sequence GTGAAGAAAAATATCTTAAAAGTATTGTTATTTCTAGTTTTGGCAAATGTGGGATTTGGAGATGCTGCTCAAATTTTAGGAGATTATTATTCGATAGACAACGGAAAAGTTTATTATAGAAATGAAATTTTGGAAGGAGCAAATCCGAAAACTGCTGAGTTGATAGGATTTTCTCTTTTAAAAGATGATAAGAATGTTTATTATATGGGTGAAAAAATCAAAGATGTAAAAATTAAAAATTTTGAGAAAATAGGTAAAAATTATTGGAAAAATGATAATAAAATTTATTATTTGAATAAAAAAATAGAAAATGCTGATATTATGAGTTTTAAAGTTTTAAATGAAGATTTTGCGAAAGATAAAAATAATGTTTATAGCGGGAATGAATCAATAGGTAGAGGAATTAAAGATCCTAAAACATTTGAATTTTTGCCAAATGGAATAATAAATGCTACATTGTATGGAAAAGATAAAAATAATGTGTATTATATTGAAAATAAAATGATAAATTGTTTTGATACATACTATTCTATTTATGAAGTAAAAGGAATTAATAAAGATAAAGTAGAAGTTATGAATAAATGGTTTATAAAAGATGATAAAAACATTTATTTTAAAGGTGAAATTCTAGAAGATGCAGATTATAATACATTTGAAGTACTTCCAAATGGAGATGGAAAAGATAAAAATAGAAGTTATGAATATTTGACTAAAGATGAATTGAAATGGTTTTAA
- the nagB gene encoding glucosamine-6-phosphate deaminase, whose protein sequence is MKVMILKNSEEIGNWTAYKIAKRILKFSPTKEKPFVLGLPTGATPLKTYRKLIELNEKKIISFQNVVTFNMDEYVGLNANHKNSYHYFMNENFFKYIDIKKENINILDGMTQDVEKECYEYEEKIKKVGGINLFLGGVGEDGHIAFNEPGSSLSSRTRKKDLTYDTILANSRFFENDMKKVPTAALTIGVGTLTDSDEIIILADGYKKSRAVYHGIEGGVNHLWTISALQLHKNSVLVIDEEAASDIKVKTYRYFKEIGKESSNLKRCEDEIIKLSKK, encoded by the coding sequence ATGAAAGTAATGATTTTAAAAAATAGTGAAGAAATAGGGAATTGGACTGCTTATAAAATAGCAAAAAGAATTTTAAAATTTAGTCCTACAAAAGAAAAACCTTTTGTGCTAGGACTTCCAACTGGAGCAACTCCCCTTAAAACCTATAGGAAGTTAATAGAATTAAATGAGAAAAAAATAATTTCATTTCAAAATGTGGTAACTTTTAATATGGATGAATATGTTGGATTAAATGCAAATCATAAAAATAGCTATCATTATTTTATGAATGAAAATTTTTTCAAATATATTGATATAAAAAAAGAAAATATTAATATTTTGGATGGAATGACGCAAGATGTGGAAAAAGAATGTTATGAATACGAAGAAAAAATAAAAAAAGTCGGAGGAATTAATTTATTTTTGGGTGGAGTTGGCGAAGATGGTCATATAGCCTTTAATGAGCCAGGTTCTTCACTTTCTTCCAGAACTAGAAAAAAGGATTTAACATATGATACGATTTTAGCAAATTCTAGATTTTTTGAAAATGATATGAAAAAAGTTCCGACCGCTGCACTTACAATTGGAGTTGGCACATTAACTGATTCTGATGAAATTATAATACTTGCAGATGGCTATAAAAAATCGAGAGCAGTTTATCACGGAATAGAAGGTGGAGTAAATCATCTTTGGACAATCTCGGCATTGCAGCTACATAAAAATTCTGTATTAGTTATTGATGAGGAAGCGGCTTCTGATATAAAAGTAAAAACTTATAGATATTTTAAAGAAATCGGAAAAGAAAGTTCCAATTTGAAAAGATGTGAAGATGAAATAATAAAATTGTCAAAAAAATAG
- the mnmA gene encoding tRNA 2-thiouridine(34) synthase MnmA, whose protein sequence is MKKEKVVVGMSGGIDSSVAAFLLKQQGYEVIGVTLKHLPDELSENPGKTCCSLDDINDARYTCYKLGISHYVINVTKEFQSEVMDYFIKMYNAGKTPSPCIICDEKVKIKKIVEFADKMGIKYISTGHYSKKSLNGLLLWDKNNRKDQSYMLYRLNKDVVKRFLFPLSEYEKSQVREIARQNGIHTHDKPDSQGICFAPNGYIPYLKKVLGNEIKEGNFVDKNGKIIGKHIGYQFYTVGQRRGLGLNLGKAFFVVEIRPSTNEVVVGDFEEILIDKVEVINYKFHCEIKKILCRELTARPRFSSKGLSGKLYFENRKLYFKFNEKTHENSQGQHIVFYLKDELIGGGEIKNFEK, encoded by the coding sequence ATGAAAAAAGAAAAAGTTGTAGTCGGAATGAGTGGTGGAATCGACAGCTCTGTTGCGGCATTTTTATTAAAGCAGCAAGGATATGAAGTAATTGGCGTAACTTTAAAACATTTACCTGATGAACTTTCAGAAAATCCAGGAAAAACTTGTTGTTCACTGGACGATATTAACGATGCGAGATACACTTGCTATAAACTTGGAATTTCCCACTATGTGATTAATGTTACAAAAGAATTTCAAAGTGAAGTGATGGACTATTTTATAAAAATGTATAATGCTGGTAAAACTCCGTCGCCGTGCATAATTTGCGATGAAAAGGTAAAAATAAAAAAAATTGTGGAATTTGCCGATAAAATGGGAATAAAATATATTTCAACTGGACATTATTCTAAAAAAAGTTTGAACGGACTGCTTTTGTGGGATAAAAACAATAGAAAAGATCAGTCATATATGCTTTATCGACTCAACAAAGATGTTGTAAAAAGATTTTTGTTTCCACTCTCAGAATATGAAAAATCACAAGTTCGTGAAATTGCAAGGCAAAATGGGATTCACACTCACGATAAACCTGACAGCCAAGGGATTTGTTTTGCACCAAACGGTTATATTCCTTATTTAAAAAAAGTTTTGGGAAATGAAATCAAAGAAGGAAATTTTGTGGATAAAAACGGAAAAATAATTGGAAAACATATCGGTTACCAATTTTACACAGTTGGACAACGAAGAGGACTAGGACTTAATTTGGGAAAAGCGTTTTTTGTTGTGGAAATAAGACCTTCTACAAATGAAGTTGTCGTCGGAGATTTTGAAGAAATCCTAATTGATAAAGTTGAAGTTATAAATTACAAATTTCATTGTGAAATAAAAAAAATTCTTTGCAGAGAACTTACTGCAAGACCAAGATTTTCGTCTAAAGGATTAAGTGGAAAACTATATTTTGAAAACAGGAAATTATATTTTAAATTTAACGAAAAGACGCATGAAAATTCACAAGGACAACATATCGTGTTTTATTTGAAAGATGAGTTGATAGGTGGCGGAGAAATAAAGAACTTTGAAAAATAA
- a CDS encoding precorrin-2 dehydrogenase/sirohydrochlorin ferrochelatase family protein, with protein MFFPMCINLENKKILVIGAGKVAARKIKKIADYGTDITVLSKEIKKSEILEIKNIKFEKKTLENNQNEIEKIVKNYFLVIAATNDENLNEKIAVICDKNNILVNNVSSKTTMNAMFTGIVKNDEFQISISTNGKNCKRSRAMKEEIKKVLNKIEN; from the coding sequence ATGTTTTTTCCAATGTGCATTAATTTAGAAAACAAAAAGATTTTAGTAATTGGCGCTGGAAAAGTTGCTGCTAGAAAAATTAAAAAAATTGCTGATTATGGCACGGATATTACGGTTTTGTCAAAAGAAATAAAAAAAAGCGAAATTTTGGAAATTAAAAATATAAAGTTTGAAAAAAAGACTTTGGAAAATAATCAAAATGAAATTGAAAAAATTGTAAAAAATTATTTTTTGGTAATAGCTGCGACTAACGATGAGAATTTGAACGAAAAAATTGCAGTAATTTGTGATAAAAACAATATTTTAGTGAACAATGTTTCTTCAAAAACTACGATGAATGCAATGTTTACAGGAATCGTAAAAAATGATGAGTTTCAGATTTCAATTTCTACAAATGGAAAAAACTGCAAGCGAAGTCGAGCAATGAAAGAAGAAATTAAAAAAGTTTTGAATAAAATTGAAAATTAA
- the hemB gene encoding porphobilinogen synthase — protein sequence MFKRHRKLRKNEMIRNLVKDIYLEKSDLIYPIFIEEGENIKSEIPSMPGIFRYSIDRLSEELDELVKLGINSILLFGIPKHKDECATQAYNENGVIQNAIRFIKKNYDNFLVICDVCCCEYTSHGHCGILDKDGYVKNDETIEVIGEIALSYAKAGADIVAPSDMMDGRIEKIKEVLEQNHFENIPIMAYSVKYSSAFYGPFRDAADSAPQFGDRKSYQMDFRRNKDITSEVYEDLKQGADIVIVKPALAYLDVLKKVSDSFEVPTVAYSVSGEYSMTKAAAQNGWIDEEKVVMEQMFAMKRAGASSIITYYAKEVAKNLKQ from the coding sequence ATGTTTAAAAGACACAGAAAATTGAGAAAAAACGAAATGATTAGAAATCTTGTAAAAGATATATATTTGGAAAAATCTGATTTGATTTATCCAATTTTTATTGAAGAAGGGGAAAATATCAAAAGTGAAATTCCGTCAATGCCAGGAATTTTCAGATATTCGATAGATAGACTTTCAGAAGAGTTAGATGAGCTTGTAAAATTGGGAATAAATTCCATTTTGCTCTTTGGAATCCCAAAACATAAAGACGAATGTGCGACACAGGCTTACAACGAAAACGGTGTCATTCAAAATGCAATAAGATTTATCAAAAAAAATTATGACAATTTTTTAGTAATTTGTGATGTTTGTTGCTGCGAATACACAAGTCATGGACATTGCGGGATTTTGGATAAAGATGGATATGTGAAAAATGATGAAACGATAGAAGTCATTGGGGAAATTGCACTATCTTATGCAAAAGCTGGAGCGGACATTGTAGCGCCATCAGATATGATGGATGGAAGAATTGAAAAGATTAAAGAAGTCTTGGAGCAAAATCATTTTGAAAATATACCGATAATGGCTTATTCTGTCAAATATTCTTCAGCATTTTATGGGCCTTTTAGAGATGCAGCTGATTCAGCACCGCAATTTGGTGACAGAAAATCATATCAGATGGATTTTAGAAGAAATAAAGATATAACTAGTGAAGTCTATGAAGATTTAAAACAGGGAGCGGACATCGTTATTGTAAAACCAGCACTTGCTTACCTCGATGTGCTAAAAAAAGTAAGTGACTCTTTTGAAGTGCCAACTGTTGCATACAGCGTTTCTGGAGAATATTCGATGACAAAAGCTGCAGCACAAAATGGCTGGATAGATGAAGAAAAAGTCGTAATGGAACAGATGTTTGCGATGAAAAGAGCGGGTGCAAGTTCGATAATAACTTATTACGCAAAAGAAGTAGCTAAAAATCTAAAACAATAA
- the trkA gene encoding Trk system potassium transporter TrkA, with protein sequence MKIIIVGAGVVGESLCSELSEVGNDVILVEKEEQRLNKIVETNDVTGYIGNGASYETLLEAGTDTADIFIATTPTDELNIMACIIAKKMGAKYTISRVRNPEYGSNLSFVRDDLGISLIVNPEMESAKNIANKLFFPNALSAESFFWQRANMISLKIEENSFLKDMHLKDLDVDQSEKVIICIVERGNDVFIPSGDFQILKNDVIYVMGPTEAVRKFYKKMGYSRYVNSSMIIGGGTISHYLIDILLREKKQVKVIDSDMQKLEHLSQTFPNVCAIYGDETDHEFLIDEGIKNFDSIVMLSDSDEENMVLSMFARSLTASKIVTKIDRTLLLPIIEDYGVKSTVIPKKVIADIIIRVVRARINTRGSKMKTLHRLCENRVELIIFEIKKESHIVGIPLKDLKLKTSVIIAGIFRNDNLIFPGGNDTIETGDYVMIITTTPIDDFEGIVLK encoded by the coding sequence ATGAAAATAATTATAGTTGGAGCTGGTGTTGTAGGAGAATCTCTTTGCAGTGAATTATCTGAAGTGGGAAACGATGTCATATTAGTTGAAAAGGAAGAGCAAAGACTGAATAAAATAGTTGAAACAAATGATGTAACAGGATATATAGGAAACGGAGCCTCATATGAAACACTGCTTGAAGCTGGAACTGATACAGCGGATATTTTCATCGCAACAACACCAACTGATGAATTAAACATAATGGCTTGTATTATTGCCAAAAAAATGGGAGCAAAATATACGATTTCAAGGGTAAGAAATCCTGAATACGGTTCAAATTTGAGTTTTGTCAGAGATGATTTAGGTATTTCGCTAATAGTGAATCCAGAAATGGAATCAGCTAAAAACATAGCAAATAAATTATTCTTTCCAAATGCCTTAAGTGCAGAAAGTTTTTTTTGGCAAAGAGCGAATATGATTTCACTAAAAATTGAAGAAAACAGTTTTCTAAAAGATATGCACCTAAAAGACTTGGATGTAGATCAAAGTGAAAAAGTTATAATCTGTATTGTTGAAAGAGGAAACGATGTGTTTATTCCATCTGGAGATTTTCAAATTTTGAAAAATGACGTAATTTATGTTATGGGACCGACAGAAGCCGTTAGAAAATTTTACAAAAAAATGGGATACAGCCGATATGTAAATTCTTCGATGATCATTGGTGGAGGAACAATTTCTCATTATTTGATAGACATTCTTTTAAGAGAAAAAAAACAAGTGAAAGTCATTGACAGCGATATGCAAAAATTAGAACATCTAAGTCAAACATTTCCAAATGTTTGCGCAATTTATGGAGATGAGACAGATCACGAATTTTTAATAGATGAAGGAATTAAAAATTTTGATTCCATTGTTATGCTTAGTGACAGTGATGAAGAAAATATGGTTTTATCAATGTTTGCAAGATCACTCACAGCTTCAAAAATAGTTACAAAAATAGACAGGACATTACTTCTTCCAATTATTGAAGATTACGGGGTAAAATCAACTGTAATTCCTAAAAAAGTTATCGCTGACATCATAATAAGAGTAGTCAGAGCTAGAATAAATACAAGAGGCTCAAAAATGAAAACGCTTCACAGATTGTGTGAAAATAGAGTAGAACTTATTATTTTTGAAATAAAAAAAGAAAGCCATATAGTTGGAATTCCACTAAAAGATTTAAAATTAAAGACAAGTGTAATAATTGCAGGTATTTTTAGAAATGACAATTTAATTTTTCCTGGTGGAAATGATACGATAGAAACTGGAGATTATGTAATGATTATAACAACAACTCCAATAGATGACTTTGAAGGAATTGTTTTAAAATAA
- a CDS encoding TrkH family potassium uptake protein: MNKKMISFVIGKILILEAGLMLLPLIISFLYKEDILHMMSYGIVILLLLAVGLLMSLKIPIDKNIQGREGFVIVALSWIFMSAFGALPFVISKEIPSFVDAFFEVVSGFTTTGSSIITDLTKISHSNLFWRSFTHFVGGMGVLVLALAILPKYSPTSVYVMKAEVPGPTFGKIVSKLSSTARVLYKIYTIMTIVLIILLLFGGLNLFEASLLAFGTAGTGGFGIRNGSILPYHSAYIDVVLSIGMLVFGVNFNVYYFILIGKVKEALNNEELKYYLLIVFISIALIVANISKSYSSILHCIRDVLFSVSSVMTTTGYSTADFGKWPLFSQVILLILMFFGACAGSTAGGLKISRVILMIKIHFAEIRQMISPNRVISISYEDKPVSLKMQKSIAVYFVVYAIVFMAMLLLISFSTDDFLTAFSAVAATFNNIGPGLGKVGPAYSFANLNDFSKVVLSFAMLAGRLEIFPMLILFSPLTWKLK, translated from the coding sequence ATGAACAAAAAAATGATAAGTTTTGTAATTGGAAAAATTTTAATACTAGAAGCTGGACTGATGCTTTTGCCATTAATTATAAGCTTTTTATACAAAGAGGATATTTTACATATGATGTCATATGGAATAGTGATTTTACTACTTTTGGCAGTAGGTCTTCTAATGTCGCTAAAAATTCCAATTGATAAAAATATTCAAGGGAGAGAAGGTTTCGTAATAGTGGCTTTATCTTGGATATTTATGTCAGCTTTCGGAGCACTCCCGTTTGTAATATCGAAAGAGATACCGTCATTTGTAGATGCCTTTTTCGAGGTTGTCAGCGGTTTTACGACAACAGGTTCGAGCATAATTACAGACTTGACCAAAATTAGTCACTCAAATTTATTTTGGCGAAGTTTTACTCACTTTGTAGGAGGAATGGGAGTGTTAGTTTTAGCACTTGCAATTTTGCCAAAATATTCTCCAACTTCTGTCTATGTAATGAAAGCTGAAGTTCCAGGACCAACATTTGGTAAAATAGTTTCAAAATTGTCATCTACCGCAAGAGTGTTATACAAAATATACACAATTATGACAATAGTTTTAATAATTTTACTTCTATTTGGAGGTTTAAACTTATTTGAAGCAAGTTTACTAGCATTTGGAACAGCGGGAACAGGTGGTTTTGGTATAAGAAATGGAAGCATTCTACCGTACCATAGCGCTTACATTGATGTCGTGCTGTCAATTGGAATGTTAGTTTTTGGAGTGAACTTCAATGTCTATTATTTCATTTTAATTGGAAAAGTAAAAGAAGCGCTAAATAACGAAGAACTAAAATATTATTTACTAATTGTATTTATTTCAATTGCATTAATAGTTGCAAATATCTCAAAATCATATAGTTCAATATTACATTGTATAAGAGATGTACTGTTTTCCGTATCTTCCGTGATGACAACAACAGGTTATTCAACGGCAGATTTTGGGAAATGGCCACTTTTCTCGCAAGTAATTTTGCTAATTTTAATGTTTTTTGGTGCATGTGCTGGTTCTACTGCAGGTGGGCTAAAAATTTCCAGAGTAATTTTAATGATAAAAATACATTTTGCAGAAATAAGACAAATGATAAGTCCGAATCGTGTTATTTCAATCTCTTACGAAGACAAACCTGTAAGTTTGAAGATGCAAAAAAGCATAGCAGTATATTTTGTTGTTTATGCAATAGTTTTTATGGCCATGCTTCTACTGATTTCATTTTCTACAGATGACTTTTTAACAGCATTTAGTGCAGTTGCTGCAACTTTTAACAACATAGGTCCAGGACTCGGAAAAGTGGGTCCTGCATACAGCTTTGCCAACTTAAATGATTTTTCTAAAGTTGTATTAAGTTTCGCAATGTTAGCTGGAAGATTAGAAATTTTTCCAATGCTAATACTATTTTCACCACTAACTTGGAAATTAAAATAA